In Prescottella soli, a genomic segment contains:
- a CDS encoding lipopolysaccharide biosynthesis protein, which produces MSVQATSESATPLGALAARGAAVTMVGQVAKFGIQFGGIAILARLLDPESFGLVAMVTAVVGVGEVLRDFGLSSAAVQAKSLTNGQRSNLFWINTSIGAFLAVVVLCCAPLISSLYDEPRVGEVARLLAVTFLINGLSTQFRAHLTRQMKFGKLAIADVAAQSGGLLVGITLAVAGFGYWAIVWQQISQSLLTLLLTVVFCRWLPGLPTRAADMRVLLSFGWNLMGTQLLQYLSKNIDSVLVGNRFGAASLGYYNRATQVVNGPLNQLNVPATTVAIPVLSRLQDDRPRYDRFILRGQTALMTVVVAGFLFLASQAEPFVEVLLGAGWTQSADLFRLIAIGAAFQGAGYATYWVFLSKGLTRSMLRYAIVARVLSISLLVVGSFFGVLGVAAGFALGVALTWPLGLAWISRISNAPVKLMFVNGARTLLVYAVSALCGFLVTDRMGGTALLHIGLGALTMVLCAGILAATVPSYRADLRSLGGIVALVRSRRQSPA; this is translated from the coding sequence GTGTCTGTCCAAGCAACATCCGAGTCGGCCACCCCGCTCGGGGCACTCGCGGCACGAGGCGCCGCGGTGACGATGGTCGGTCAGGTTGCCAAGTTCGGGATCCAGTTCGGCGGAATTGCGATTCTGGCGCGACTCCTGGATCCCGAGTCCTTCGGCCTGGTCGCGATGGTCACAGCTGTCGTCGGTGTCGGTGAGGTTCTCCGCGACTTCGGTTTGTCGTCGGCGGCGGTTCAGGCGAAGTCGCTGACGAACGGACAGCGGAGCAACCTCTTCTGGATCAACACCTCGATCGGGGCCTTCCTGGCAGTCGTGGTGCTGTGTTGTGCTCCGCTGATCTCCTCGTTGTACGACGAGCCACGCGTAGGTGAGGTCGCGAGACTGCTGGCCGTGACGTTCTTGATCAATGGCCTTTCCACCCAGTTCCGTGCCCATCTGACGCGGCAGATGAAGTTCGGCAAGCTCGCTATCGCAGACGTGGCGGCGCAGTCTGGCGGACTGCTCGTCGGTATTACGCTTGCTGTAGCAGGCTTCGGATATTGGGCGATCGTTTGGCAGCAGATTTCGCAGTCGCTTCTCACGTTGTTGTTGACGGTGGTCTTCTGCCGGTGGTTGCCCGGGTTGCCGACTCGGGCGGCGGACATGCGCGTGCTCCTTTCGTTCGGGTGGAACCTGATGGGGACACAGCTGTTGCAGTACCTGAGCAAGAACATCGACTCCGTCCTCGTCGGTAACAGGTTCGGCGCCGCGTCACTCGGGTACTACAACCGCGCGACTCAAGTGGTGAACGGCCCCCTGAACCAACTCAATGTTCCCGCCACCACCGTTGCGATCCCAGTTCTATCGAGGCTTCAAGACGACAGGCCCCGATACGACAGGTTCATTCTTCGCGGCCAGACCGCGCTCATGACCGTGGTGGTAGCCGGCTTCTTGTTCCTGGCCAGTCAGGCGGAGCCGTTCGTGGAGGTTCTGCTCGGCGCCGGGTGGACGCAGTCAGCCGACCTCTTTCGGCTAATCGCTATCGGCGCAGCGTTTCAGGGGGCAGGCTACGCGACATACTGGGTGTTCCTTTCGAAAGGCCTGACCCGGTCAATGCTGCGGTACGCGATCGTCGCACGCGTGCTGTCCATTTCGCTGTTGGTCGTCGGGTCCTTCTTCGGTGTGCTCGGCGTTGCGGCGGGGTTCGCACTGGGCGTGGCGTTGACGTGGCCTCTGGGACTCGCCTGGATCTCCAGGATCTCGAATGCGCCTGTGAAGCTCATGTTCGTCAACGGCGCGAGAACGCTGCTCGTCTACGCGGTCTCCGCGCTGTGTGGGTTCCTCGTGACCGACCGTATGGGCGGTACAGCACTGCTCCATATCGGACTCGGCGCGTTGACCATGGTTCTGTGTGCCGGAATCCTGGCGGCGACCGTCCCGAGCTACCGTGCGGATCTCCGGTCACTGGGAGGCATTGTGGCGCTCGTTCGTTCGAGAAGGCAGAGCCCCGCGTGA
- a CDS encoding glycosyltransferase: protein MSREPSFHDLAPSGARVLWVASSGGHLTELTRIARTTSADEQSDWVTFDTPQTRGALQGQRCHFVDYIAPRDLRRAVKASSWAIRHLRREKYDVCISTGAALAVSVLPVAAAYGCNAIYVESISRVDGPSLTGRILRATPRVRTYTQHAAWSSSSWKWSGSILDGWVAEPRARAKRSRRVFVTLGTIQPYRFDRIVDAVLSVIEPGDEVVWQLGSTVRADLPGKVLREVSQDEFRRLAAESDVTVTHAGVGSILELLDLGLVPVLAVRSSGFDEHVDDHQRQIADEMVRRGLAFELDLEAPSGETFERACSFEALAVGANDHRRSGTSAGHNTFRGE, encoded by the coding sequence ATGAGCCGAGAACCCTCCTTTCACGACCTCGCTCCCTCCGGAGCGCGGGTGTTGTGGGTTGCGTCTTCCGGCGGGCACCTCACCGAGCTCACGAGAATCGCGCGCACAACGTCAGCTGACGAGCAGTCCGATTGGGTCACCTTCGACACTCCTCAGACCCGTGGCGCACTGCAGGGCCAGAGGTGTCACTTCGTCGACTACATCGCGCCGCGAGACCTCAGAAGAGCCGTCAAGGCGTCGTCCTGGGCGATTCGGCATCTTCGCCGCGAGAAGTATGACGTTTGTATCAGTACTGGTGCTGCCCTCGCCGTTTCGGTTCTTCCTGTAGCGGCCGCATATGGCTGCAACGCGATCTACGTCGAGAGCATCTCGAGGGTCGACGGGCCTTCGTTGACCGGGCGGATACTGAGGGCGACTCCTCGTGTGCGGACCTACACGCAGCATGCTGCCTGGTCCTCGTCCTCCTGGAAGTGGTCCGGCTCGATCCTCGACGGTTGGGTTGCAGAGCCGCGGGCGCGGGCGAAGCGCTCTCGAAGAGTGTTCGTCACCCTCGGCACGATTCAGCCGTACAGATTCGATCGCATCGTCGACGCCGTGCTCTCGGTGATCGAGCCGGGCGACGAGGTGGTGTGGCAGCTGGGGAGCACGGTCAGAGCCGATCTTCCCGGAAAGGTCCTCCGCGAGGTCTCTCAGGACGAATTCCGGAGACTTGCCGCCGAATCGGACGTAACAGTTACACATGCTGGTGTCGGGAGCATTCTCGAGCTGCTCGATCTCGGACTCGTGCCAGTTCTTGCTGTGCGCAGCAGCGGATTCGACGAACACGTAGACGACCACCAACGGCAGATCGCAGACGAAATGGTCAGGCGGGGGTTGGCGTTCGAGCTCGATTTGGAGGCTCCCTCCGGGGAGACCTTCGAGCGAGCCTGCTCCTTCGAGGCACTCGCCGTCGGCGCCAACGATCATCGTCGTTCCGGTACATCGGCCGGCCACAACACCTTCCGTGGAGAATGA
- a CDS encoding GNAT family N-acetyltransferase — MVDIYEVPAGEPRLTSFLQAQHTAQIARRGELVDARDRPALIALTDDETVGVLIYDIDGTNCEIVNMRASDQWGGVGTALIERIAQVARAQGCSRLWLVTTNDNLDSMQFYQRRGFRLSAVRCGAVDEARRTLKPDIPDVGYYKIQLRDEIEFERDLEPA; from the coding sequence ATGGTCGACATCTATGAGGTACCCGCAGGAGAGCCACGCCTGACGTCATTCCTCCAGGCGCAGCACACCGCCCAGATCGCCCGGCGCGGCGAATTGGTCGACGCACGCGACCGCCCGGCCCTGATCGCATTGACCGACGACGAGACGGTCGGGGTGCTGATATACGACATCGACGGCACGAACTGCGAAATCGTGAACATGCGCGCATCCGACCAATGGGGCGGCGTCGGCACCGCACTCATCGAACGCATCGCCCAAGTCGCCCGTGCACAAGGCTGTTCGCGGCTGTGGTTGGTCACGACAAACGACAACCTCGACTCGATGCAGTTCTACCAGCGGCGCGGCTTCCGCCTGTCGGCCGTTCGATGCGGCGCAGTGGACGAGGCGAGACGGACGCTGAAGCCGGACATCCCCGACGTGGGCTACTACAAGATCCAGCTTCGGGATGAAATCGAGTTCGAGCGCGACCTCGAGCCCGCGTAG
- a CDS encoding glycosyltransferase, protein MENEIEMTSVEERPRITVLHSLGKPDGTTRYVDHMIDSAPESLQVETLSWKRALTGRYDVFHIHWPENLIRGKNRVSGAVKKTMFVTLLGRLRLSRRPIVRTVHNVAPHEEGSVVERSLLKLCDRATTHFIRLNVTTELPEGKDSSTILHGHYRDRPEYQCSIESDPTRLLYFGLIRPYKGIEDLLPAFSALRSETLTLRIVGKPQDEKLAADILAACDQSASVTCKLAFVPDAELAAEIASASLVVLPYREMHNSGAAILALSMDRPVLVPATQANRALQEEVGEDWVHLYEGSAITAEAISDAVDRAASRVRTARPDLSERDWDRIGERHYQLYASLLATAAPSRTRETA, encoded by the coding sequence GTGGAGAATGAGATCGAGATGACATCAGTTGAAGAGCGGCCTCGCATCACTGTGTTGCACTCGCTGGGAAAGCCCGACGGAACGACCCGATACGTCGATCACATGATCGACAGCGCTCCCGAGAGTCTGCAGGTAGAAACGCTGTCGTGGAAGCGTGCGCTCACCGGTCGGTACGACGTCTTCCATATCCACTGGCCGGAGAACCTCATTCGCGGAAAGAATCGCGTGTCCGGAGCTGTCAAGAAGACAATGTTCGTGACATTGCTCGGTAGGCTCCGCCTGAGTCGGCGACCCATTGTGCGGACCGTCCACAATGTCGCACCCCACGAGGAGGGAAGTGTCGTCGAGCGGTCCCTGCTGAAGCTGTGTGACCGGGCGACCACCCACTTCATCCGACTCAATGTGACGACGGAGCTGCCGGAAGGCAAGGACAGCAGCACGATTCTCCACGGACACTACCGGGATCGCCCGGAGTACCAGTGCTCGATCGAATCTGATCCGACTCGGCTCCTTTATTTCGGGTTGATCCGCCCCTACAAGGGAATAGAGGATCTGCTGCCGGCATTCTCGGCTCTCCGGTCCGAAACGTTGACGCTGCGAATCGTCGGGAAGCCTCAGGATGAGAAGCTTGCCGCAGACATTCTCGCCGCATGCGATCAATCCGCGTCTGTGACATGCAAATTGGCGTTCGTTCCCGACGCGGAACTCGCTGCAGAGATCGCTAGTGCTTCGTTGGTCGTGCTTCCCTATCGAGAGATGCACAACTCGGGCGCGGCGATTCTCGCGTTGTCCATGGACCGCCCTGTGCTGGTTCCTGCCACCCAGGCGAATCGCGCGCTTCAGGAAGAAGTCGGGGAAGACTGGGTTCATCTTTACGAAGGGTCGGCCATCACTGCCGAGGCAATATCCGATGCCGTCGACCGTGCCGCAAGTCGTGTGCGGACGGCACGCCCGGATCTCTCTGAGCGGGACTGGGATCGGATCGGTGAACGCCACTATCAGTTGTACGCTTCTTTGCTCGCTACAGCGGCGCCCTCTCGCACCCGTGAGACGGCTTGA
- the imm45 gene encoding Imm45 family immunity protein, translating to MSSPPQQRLAERGCELWVVGGYKAGLVFQMLPRECRPREGAGLIDIRWLRRNWATWVNPHWPLHRIAVRPWDADEDLDPAHSERN from the coding sequence ATCTCCAGCCCACCGCAGCAGCGCCTCGCCGAACGCGGCTGCGAGCTGTGGGTGGTCGGAGGCTACAAGGCCGGACTGGTCTTCCAAATGCTCCCGCGCGAGTGCAGGCCCCGAGAAGGGGCTGGGCTCATCGATATCCGTTGGCTCAGGCGGAACTGGGCCACCTGGGTGAATCCACACTGGCCGCTCCATCGGATCGCTGTCCGCCCCTGGGACGCCGACGAGGACCTCGACCCCGCGCACTCTGAGCGGAACTGA
- a CDS encoding DUF4259 domain-containing protein has product MGAWGSAPWHNDAAADWFGDVFGGIDIDARIGDALEHDDDYDRVRAACYLLAVLGRSTVWPGDLERLDGHLERGVELLTEMIEPESEFRELWEDDPEVIEAVRVEIAELEARLDGEGDEGDED; this is encoded by the coding sequence GTGGGAGCATGGGGAAGCGCGCCGTGGCACAACGATGCGGCGGCCGACTGGTTCGGAGACGTCTTCGGTGGCATCGACATCGATGCGCGCATCGGCGATGCCCTCGAACACGACGACGATTACGATCGGGTGCGGGCCGCGTGCTACCTGCTCGCTGTGCTCGGGCGCAGCACGGTGTGGCCCGGCGATCTCGAGCGCCTAGATGGTCACCTCGAACGGGGGGTCGAGCTGCTCACTGAGATGATCGAACCGGAGTCGGAGTTCCGTGAGCTCTGGGAAGACGACCCCGAGGTCATCGAGGCCGTTCGCGTAGAGATCGCGGAACTCGAGGCCCGCCTCGACGGTGAGGGCGACGAGGGCGACGAGGACTAG
- a CDS encoding sugar transferase: MVDGGEGVTASRYLETGAEAEDEGISPLRLVNEASLQQNSRSLWQHCYVSRLRIVDSVIVGVAVAAAQVARFGTTPEAVAAGISGLSYTMMSVALAGLWLAMLAIHRTRSTRVIGAGAEEYRRIVSATFQLFGLIAILSLLVRADIARGYLAIAFPLGLAGLLGGRWVMRKVVTSRRAKGDCHTSVLVVGSRQSVLTMTRNFERDAASGYRVVGVCMPGYGYREDEHVVVDGREIPVLGNEYDVIGALGACGADTVVVTATEHLGHDGIRSLVWDLEPHNVDLVVAPGVVDVAGPRLVMRPVAGFPLIHVEKPRYHGAKRFGKTAFDTCFALAALVAVAPVMLVAAIAVKTTSKGPILYKSERIGINGRPFPMLKFRTMVDGADKQVSALLGQNEGAGVLFKMKDDPRITPVGKFLRKYSLDELPQFVNVLRREMSVVGPRPPLRREVEAYDGTVRRRMLVKPGLTGLWQVSGRSDLSWDETVRLDLSYVENWSMMQDILIVGKTVRAVTAGSGAY, encoded by the coding sequence ATGGTCGATGGAGGTGAAGGCGTGACGGCTTCGCGTTACCTGGAAACAGGTGCGGAGGCGGAGGACGAGGGTATATCCCCGCTTCGTCTGGTGAATGAAGCTTCTCTGCAACAGAATTCGCGCAGTCTCTGGCAGCACTGCTACGTGAGCCGACTGCGAATCGTCGATTCCGTCATCGTGGGTGTCGCGGTGGCGGCGGCGCAGGTCGCCCGGTTCGGCACGACGCCCGAGGCCGTCGCTGCCGGCATCTCGGGGTTGAGTTACACCATGATGTCGGTCGCGCTGGCCGGCTTGTGGCTCGCGATGCTGGCGATTCACCGCACGCGTTCGACGCGTGTCATCGGCGCCGGTGCCGAGGAATACCGCCGCATCGTCTCCGCGACGTTCCAGTTGTTCGGGCTCATCGCGATTCTCAGCCTCCTCGTCCGCGCAGACATCGCGCGCGGATATCTCGCGATCGCCTTCCCGCTCGGACTCGCCGGGTTGCTCGGCGGTCGGTGGGTGATGCGCAAGGTCGTCACGAGTCGACGTGCGAAGGGCGACTGCCACACTTCAGTACTCGTGGTGGGGAGCCGTCAGTCGGTGCTGACGATGACACGCAACTTCGAGCGGGACGCGGCGTCCGGCTATCGCGTGGTCGGTGTCTGCATGCCGGGATATGGCTACCGCGAAGACGAGCACGTCGTGGTCGACGGACGCGAGATCCCCGTTCTCGGAAACGAGTACGACGTGATCGGTGCGCTCGGCGCCTGCGGCGCAGACACCGTGGTCGTGACCGCGACCGAGCACCTGGGGCACGACGGAATCCGCAGCCTTGTATGGGATCTCGAACCCCACAATGTCGATCTCGTTGTCGCACCCGGTGTCGTCGACGTCGCCGGCCCGCGTCTCGTGATGCGCCCCGTCGCCGGATTCCCCCTGATCCACGTGGAGAAGCCGCGCTACCACGGCGCGAAGCGCTTCGGGAAGACCGCCTTCGACACGTGCTTCGCGCTCGCGGCCCTCGTCGCGGTGGCGCCGGTGATGCTCGTGGCTGCGATTGCCGTCAAGACGACCAGCAAGGGCCCGATCCTCTACAAGTCGGAGCGAATCGGCATCAACGGCAGGCCGTTCCCGATGCTGAAGTTCCGCACCATGGTCGACGGTGCCGACAAGCAGGTCTCCGCTCTGCTCGGCCAGAACGAAGGCGCCGGCGTCCTGTTCAAGATGAAGGACGATCCCCGCATCACCCCGGTCGGAAAGTTCCTGCGCAAGTACAGCCTCGACGAGTTGCCGCAGTTCGTGAACGTCCTGCGCCGCGAAATGAGCGTGGTCGGACCGCGCCCGCCGCTGCGTCGCGAGGTGGAGGCGTACGACGGCACCGTCCGGCGCCGCATGCTCGTCAAGCCGGGCCTCACCGGGCTCTGGCAGGTCAGCGGCCGCAGCGACCTTTCGTGGGATGAGACTGTGCGACTCGATCTTTCATATGTCGAGAACTGGTCGATGATGCAGGACATCCTCATCGTCGGCAAGACCGTCCGCGCCGTCACCGCCGGCAGCGGAGCGTACTGA
- a CDS encoding UDP-glucose dehydrogenase family protein, translated as MSSSVAVFGTGYLGATHAACMAELGHQVLGVDVDESKLAKLAAGEVPFYEPGLDEVLQRNIAAGRLRFTSSYEEAAEFADIHFIGVGTPQKKGEFAADLTYVDAVIDRLAPLLTRPAVIFGKSTVPVGTAERLGARARALAPAGDDVEVAWNPEFLREGFAVQDTLHPDRLVLGVDRDRPGRAEEVAREVYARLLEEEIPFLVTDLATAELVKTSANAFLATKISFINAMAEVCEAAGADVTTLADAIGHDARIGRRFLNAGVGFGGGCLPKDIRAFMARAGELGADQALTFLREVDAINMRRRTRMVEMAREACGGTLLGTRVAVLGAAFKPESDDVRDSPALNVAGQIQLQGATVTVYDPKAMDNSRRLFPTLGYATSVAEAVEGADVVLVLTEWKEFREMRPARLAARVRQQSIIDGRNCLRPDEWRDAGWAYRGMGR; from the coding sequence ATGAGTTCATCCGTTGCGGTATTCGGTACCGGATACCTGGGCGCGACACACGCCGCGTGCATGGCGGAGCTCGGCCACCAGGTTCTCGGCGTGGACGTCGACGAGTCGAAGCTCGCCAAGCTCGCGGCCGGTGAGGTTCCGTTCTACGAACCCGGCCTCGACGAGGTTCTCCAGCGCAACATCGCCGCGGGCCGGCTCCGCTTCACGTCGTCCTACGAGGAGGCCGCGGAGTTCGCGGACATCCATTTCATCGGCGTCGGCACGCCCCAGAAGAAGGGCGAGTTCGCCGCGGACCTGACGTACGTCGACGCGGTGATCGACCGGCTCGCACCGCTTCTCACGCGGCCGGCCGTGATCTTCGGCAAGTCGACCGTTCCGGTGGGTACCGCCGAGCGGCTGGGGGCGCGGGCGAGGGCACTCGCACCCGCAGGTGACGACGTCGAGGTCGCCTGGAACCCGGAGTTCCTGAGGGAGGGCTTCGCCGTCCAGGACACTTTGCACCCGGATCGGCTCGTGCTCGGCGTGGATCGCGATCGGCCCGGGCGTGCCGAGGAGGTGGCCCGGGAGGTCTACGCGCGCCTCCTGGAAGAGGAGATCCCCTTCCTGGTCACCGATCTCGCAACCGCGGAGCTCGTGAAGACCTCTGCGAATGCCTTTCTGGCCACGAAGATCTCGTTCATCAACGCGATGGCCGAGGTCTGTGAGGCGGCGGGTGCCGATGTCACCACGCTCGCGGACGCCATCGGTCACGACGCCCGGATCGGTCGCCGGTTCCTGAACGCGGGTGTGGGATTCGGGGGCGGCTGCCTACCGAAGGACATCCGTGCCTTCATGGCCCGGGCCGGTGAACTCGGTGCGGATCAGGCGCTGACTTTCCTGCGCGAGGTGGACGCAATCAACATGCGCCGCCGCACCCGCATGGTCGAGATGGCTCGCGAAGCCTGTGGGGGAACGCTTCTCGGTACCCGGGTCGCGGTCCTCGGTGCCGCCTTCAAGCCCGAATCGGACGACGTGCGTGACTCGCCGGCCCTCAACGTCGCCGGGCAGATCCAGCTCCAGGGCGCGACCGTCACTGTGTACGACCCCAAGGCGATGGACAACTCCCGTCGGCTCTTCCCGACCCTCGGATACGCGACCAGCGTGGCCGAGGCGGTCGAAGGGGCAGACGTCGTGCTCGTCCTCACGGAGTGGAAGGAGTTCCGTGAGATGCGGCCGGCCAGGTTGGCTGCACGGGTGCGCCAGCAGAGCATCATCGACGGCCGAAACTGCTTGCGGCCGGACGAGTGGCGCGACGCCGGGTGGGCCTACCGGGGTATGGGCCGATGA
- a CDS encoding polysaccharide pyruvyl transferase family protein, translated as MIFYWCAGQDDNIGDVILRRRMLRAVQDTGRACHVYVGRATPGFVEGLSLRRDDVVYRNFIQFVMVALLASLRREWLFAFNPGEIRCTRRQGIMHAILIPMMLVSHLRGRRCVRLGVGVHEYESMWKFPILVTVWLSKENVWRDSESRDRFGMGTVAPDWAFDEGSELSESADLPRRWLAMSLRSDSPEPSDEWFAAMEQISEAKGLEPIVVVQVRRDSLRARAISERLQCSVVDWTGESHHAQEQRLRNVYRESEAVVSDRLHVLIMALTEGAIPLGLMEHEDSKIGRHFRAAGFETVSWDVSDWTSAEITQQGMRILDDRRSVEAASRFARDRVDAMDMIVGVK; from the coding sequence GTGATCTTCTATTGGTGTGCAGGCCAGGACGACAACATCGGTGATGTCATCCTCCGTCGGCGGATGCTGCGAGCGGTCCAGGACACGGGGCGTGCCTGCCATGTCTACGTCGGTCGGGCGACGCCCGGATTCGTCGAAGGGCTTTCGCTCCGACGTGACGATGTCGTCTACAGGAACTTCATCCAGTTCGTGATGGTTGCGCTGCTCGCGAGTCTGCGCAGGGAATGGCTCTTCGCGTTCAATCCCGGTGAGATCCGTTGTACTAGGCGACAGGGGATCATGCATGCCATCCTGATCCCGATGATGCTGGTTTCCCATCTGCGGGGTAGGCGTTGCGTCCGCCTGGGTGTAGGCGTCCACGAGTACGAATCGATGTGGAAGTTCCCGATCCTCGTCACGGTGTGGCTCTCCAAGGAAAATGTCTGGCGCGACAGCGAATCGCGCGATCGGTTCGGCATGGGCACGGTGGCGCCGGACTGGGCCTTCGACGAGGGCTCGGAGTTGAGCGAGTCCGCGGACCTTCCACGGCGCTGGCTGGCGATGTCGCTTCGATCCGACAGCCCGGAGCCGAGTGACGAGTGGTTCGCCGCGATGGAGCAGATTAGCGAGGCGAAGGGCTTGGAGCCGATTGTGGTGGTCCAGGTTCGACGAGACTCGCTCAGGGCCCGCGCCATTTCAGAACGGTTGCAGTGCAGTGTTGTCGACTGGACCGGCGAATCACATCACGCGCAGGAACAGCGGCTGCGAAACGTGTATCGCGAGTCTGAGGCGGTGGTCAGCGACCGACTGCATGTCCTGATCATGGCGCTCACCGAAGGCGCGATACCGCTCGGTCTTATGGAGCACGAGGACAGCAAGATCGGGCGTCACTTCCGCGCAGCGGGATTCGAGACCGTTAGCTGGGACGTCTCCGATTGGACTTCCGCGGAGATTACGCAACAAGGCATGAGAATCCTCGACGATCGGCGAAGCGTGGAAGCAGCGAGCCGATTCGCACGAGACCGAGTTGACGCGATGGACATGATTGTGGGTGTGAAATGA
- the lhgO gene encoding L-2-hydroxyglutarate oxidase → MSKIRAAVVGGGIVGLAVARELLSKLPGADVIVFEKESAVGTHQTGHNSGVVHAGLYYEPGSLKARLCRRGVGLLEKLAADKGVTYEECGKIVVAQNANELDRLRAIYERAQANGVPDVRLVGANEISDIEPHARGVAALHSPHTAIVDYVGIGNALAEDIVTAGGTVLLGHEVAAIATGDATSANAGNRRVSVTTAAGVETFDLVITCAGLQSDRVAHGAGDSAFPKIVPFFGDYFLLSPEKSSLVKGLIYPVPDPKYPFLGVHLTKRFDGAIMLGPNAFLSLGREAYRPRDYSLRDIADAIGFGGFWRFASQNLPAAARESRTVVSTRSFVKEARKYVPAITMADVHRGPRGIRAQAMNSDGTLEDDFVISGKNRLIHVRNAPSPGATSSLAIAEYVVRESLSRAGLLP, encoded by the coding sequence ATGAGCAAGATTCGAGCCGCGGTCGTCGGTGGCGGCATTGTTGGACTCGCGGTGGCCCGTGAGCTGCTCTCCAAGCTTCCGGGAGCTGACGTCATCGTTTTCGAGAAGGAATCGGCCGTCGGCACCCATCAGACCGGCCACAACAGCGGCGTCGTGCATGCCGGGTTGTATTACGAGCCGGGAAGCCTCAAGGCCCGACTCTGCCGGCGGGGAGTGGGGCTGCTCGAGAAGCTTGCCGCGGACAAGGGCGTCACGTACGAGGAGTGCGGCAAGATCGTCGTCGCGCAGAACGCCAATGAACTCGACCGCCTGCGCGCGATCTATGAACGGGCGCAGGCCAACGGCGTCCCCGACGTCCGCTTGGTCGGCGCCAACGAGATCTCCGACATCGAGCCGCATGCGCGCGGCGTCGCGGCGCTGCATTCACCACACACCGCCATCGTCGACTACGTCGGGATCGGCAACGCTCTTGCGGAAGACATCGTGACTGCGGGCGGCACCGTGCTTCTGGGCCACGAGGTCGCCGCCATCGCGACTGGCGATGCCACGTCGGCGAACGCCGGAAACCGACGAGTGTCTGTCACGACCGCCGCCGGCGTAGAGACCTTCGATCTCGTCATCACCTGTGCCGGACTGCAATCCGACCGGGTCGCGCACGGCGCCGGAGACTCCGCATTCCCGAAGATCGTTCCTTTCTTCGGCGACTACTTCCTGCTCTCACCGGAGAAGTCGTCTCTGGTCAAGGGCTTGATCTACCCCGTGCCCGACCCGAAGTACCCCTTCCTCGGAGTGCACCTCACCAAACGCTTCGACGGAGCGATCATGCTTGGGCCGAACGCATTCCTGTCACTTGGGAGGGAGGCGTACCGGCCCCGCGACTACTCCCTGCGTGACATCGCGGATGCGATCGGATTTGGTGGATTCTGGCGCTTCGCGTCCCAGAATCTGCCCGCTGCGGCGCGTGAGTCGCGCACGGTCGTGAGCACCCGGTCGTTCGTGAAGGAGGCGCGCAAGTACGTCCCCGCCATCACGATGGCCGATGTACATCGCGGGCCTCGGGGAATCCGCGCGCAAGCCATGAACAGTGACGGCACTCTCGAAGACGATTTCGTCATCTCGGGCAAGAATCGGTTGATTCACGTGCGCAATGCGCCTTCACCGGGAGCGACGTCCTCGCTGGCGATCGCCGAGTACGTCGTCCGCGAATCGCTCAGTCGGGCGGGCTTGCTGCCATGA
- the dcd gene encoding dCTP deaminase: MLLSDRDIRAEISSGRLGIDPFESEMVQPSSVDVRLDSLFRVFDNTKYTHIDPALRQDELTSLVEPAPGEPFVLHPGEFVLGSTLEVCSLPDDLAGRLEGKSSLGRLGLLTHSTAGFIDPGFSGHITLELSNVANLPITLWPGMKIGQLCLLRLTSAAENPYGSSAVGSKYQGQRGPTPSRAYLNFATHPSAQAR, encoded by the coding sequence GTGCTGCTCTCAGATCGTGACATCCGTGCCGAGATTTCTTCCGGGCGACTGGGCATCGACCCGTTCGAGTCCGAGATGGTGCAGCCGTCCAGCGTGGACGTTCGACTCGACAGTTTGTTCCGGGTCTTCGACAACACCAAGTACACCCACATCGACCCGGCGCTCCGCCAGGACGAGCTGACGTCGTTGGTCGAGCCGGCGCCCGGCGAGCCGTTCGTGCTCCATCCGGGGGAGTTCGTCCTCGGGTCGACGCTCGAGGTGTGCAGCCTGCCCGACGACCTGGCGGGCCGGCTCGAGGGCAAGTCGAGCCTCGGTCGTCTCGGGCTTCTGACGCACTCGACCGCGGGCTTCATCGATCCGGGGTTCAGCGGTCACATCACGCTGGAGCTCTCGAACGTCGCGAACCTGCCCATCACGCTGTGGCCGGGCATGAAGATCGGCCAGCTGTGCCTCCTGCGACTCACGAGCGCGGCGGAGAACCCGTACGGCAGCTCCGCGGTCGGTTCGAAGTACCAGGGGCAGCGCGGTCCGACGCCGTCGCGGGCCTACCTCAACTTCGCGACGCACCCCAGCGCCCAGGCCCGCTGA